A region of the Mesobacillus jeotgali genome:
AATAAATATGGTTCATGACCCTGGAACCATCGTTCTCAAAATCAACATTGAACCACTTAGAATATATGATTAAGTATCCTTCGGGATGCTTTTTATTTATGTATAACTCTCGGTCACTTTCTATAGCTCTATTGTTACTTATAGTTATTTTATACGAGGTTTTCATGAGATAAATTAGGAATCCAAGAGAATGGACCCTTATAAAAACCACCCTAGCCACATAAGGGTGCGGATCGAGTCAAAATGGACCCTTATGAAGTCACACTCAGCGACATAAGGGTGCCGATGGAGCCGAAATGGATCCTTATGAAGGCAAACCCAGCAATATAAGGGTGCCGATCGAAGCTAAATGGACCCTTATGAAGGCACACCTAGCGACATAAGGGTGCCGATGGAGCCGAAATGGACCCTTATGAAGGCAACCCCAGCGACATAAGGGTGCCGATCGAAGCTAAATGGACCCTTATGAAGACAAACCCAGCGACATAAGGGTGCCGATGGAGCCGAAATGGACCCTTATGAAGACAAACCCAGCGACATAAGGGTGCCGATGGAAGCTAAATGGACCCTTATGAGGTCACACTCAACGACATAAGGGTGCCGATGGAAGCTAAATGGACCCTTATGAGGTCACACTCAACGACATAAGGGTGCCGATGGAGCCGAAATGGACCCTTATGAAGACAAACCCAGCGACATAAGGGTGCCGTTGGAACCTAAATGGCCCCTTATGAAGACAAACCCAGCGACATAAGGGTGCCGATGGAGTCAAAATGGACCCTTATGAAGGCAAACCCAGCAACATAAGGGTGTTGTTGGAGCCGAAATGGACCCTTATGAGGTCACACTCAACGACATAAGGGTGCCGATGGAGCCGAAATGGACCCTTATGAAAGCAACCCCAACGACATAAGGGTGCCGATGGAAGCTAAATGGACCCTTATGAAGACAAACCCAGCCACATAAGGGTGCCGATCGAAGCTAAATGGACCCTTATGAAGGCAAACCCAGCAACATAAGGGTGCCGATAGAACCTGAATGGACCCTTATGAAGTCACACTCAGCGACATAAGGGTGCCGATGGAGCCGAAATGAACCCTTATGAAGGAAACCCCAGCGACATAAGGGTGCCGATGGAAGCTAAATGGACCCTTATGAAGTCACACTCAGCGACATAAGGGTGCCGATCGAGCCGAAATGGACCCTTATGAAGGCAACCCTAGCGACATAAGGGTGCCGATGGAGCCGAAATGGACCCTTATGAAGACAAACCCAGCAACATAAGGGTGTTGTTGGAGCCTAAATGGAGCCTTATGAAGACAAACCAAGCTACATAAGGGTGCCGATCGAAGCTAAATGGATCCTTATGAGGTCACACTCAACGACATAAGGGTGCCGATGGAGCCGAAATGGACCCTTATGAAGACAAACCCAGCGACATAAGGGTGCCGATGGAAGCTAAATGGACCCTTATGAAGGCAAACCCAGCGACATAAGGGTGCCGATGGAGCCGAAATGGATCCTTATGAAGGAAACCCAGCGACATAAGGGTGCCGATCGAAGCTAAATGGACCCTTATGAAGACAAACCCAGCAACATAAGGGTGCTGATGGAAGCTAAATGGACCCTTATGAAGGCAAACCCAGCAACATAAGGGTGCCGTTCGTGTGCAAAAGCACCAAGAATGCAAAATTTTCGAGGCAGTGATAGAGTCGGGGCTATGGTGGATTTTTATGAATTATTTGGTTCACACAAAAAATGGGCGGTGTGAACCCTGCATTTCTTTTTAATCAAACGTTTGATTAAAGATAGGGAATTGGCATTTTCCTTGGGGAACTTTCGTTTTGATGTATTCCGCCTCTTTTGATTGAAAGGACGTTAAACGAAAAATCGTCATATAGATTTAAGTGTCCTTCGGGATGCTTTTTTTGTTCTTGGAACGGATTCCTGGATCCCGCCAGCTCAAGCATTCAACTTTTTCTTGTAAATGGGATTCTTTTCTTTGGATGGGGGACTTTATAGAAAAAGGAGAATATCCGTGGACGGAATGGTGAAAGGAAGTTGATTTTATGATCCTGACAAATCCAATTAGCTCATCTGAAATAGGGACACTGTGGCAGACGTACCAGGAGAAGACTTTAATCATGCGATTTTTGGAGTATTTCATCCAAAAGGCAGACGATCAGGAGTCGAGGAACCTGTTGGGAGGGCTGTGGCAGGAGCTTGATTTTTATGTGAAAGAAATGGAAAAGGTTTTTGACGAGCAAGGGATGGTAAAACCTGTGGGGTTCAAGTCCGATGATGTGAATATCGAAGCTCCTAAACTATATGACAATGGATTTGATATCATGTTCGTCCGTGTCTTAAAGCAGATTAGCATGGGTCTATATACTTTGAATATGAATATGGCATACGACATCAAAGTGATGGCGATTTACGAGGGACTTACGACAGTGACCCAGAAAATTTATAAGCTTTCCACCAAGTATCTGCTGGAAAAAGGACTGCTATCCGTGCCGCCAAAAGTAACCATGCCAAAAAACGTTGAATTTATCGAGAGTAAAAAGTATATGAAGGGCATGAAGTTGTTCGGTGACAAAAGAGTCCTGAATGACCTTGAAATCGGAATCCTTCACCATAATCTTGAGTCAAACAATATTGGCATGAAGCTGATCACAGGCTTTGCCCAATGTGCACAGAACAAAGAGGTAAAACAGTATTTTCTGCAGGGAAAAGAGCTTGCTAAAAAGCAAATCAGAATGATGGAGAAGATCCTTCTTGACAGCGACATCACACCGATAGAGTCACCTGGAGGGACCGTAACTACCTCTACTGTTCCGCCATTCTCAGATAAAATGATGATGCATTGCATTTATATCCTTAATGGATTTGGACTGGTTGGTGCAGGGAGCGGAGCATTTTTCAGCTTAAGGAACGATATTTCCATGAAATCGATCATGCTCGCTAAAGATGTGTATTTCTATGCTCAGGAAGGCGTCAAAATTAAAATCAAACAAGGCTGGTTTGAAGAGCCGCCGCAGATGGAAGACCGATCAGCGATCATAAAGAAAGGACAGTAAGGGGACAGGGTGCCTGATGTCTAAAAAAACGGATACAAAGCAAGGGACCTATCCTATCCGAACACCAAAAAGGCAAAGGGGAAGGCCCTTTGCCTTTTTACGAGGAAGCGCATCAGCCAACTGAATTTGATAGGATCAGCCTGCAGCTGGAGCTGCTGCTGCATTTGTCCGTGCTCCCAACTCTTGATCGATCAGTAAAATTGCAGATGGGTTATTTCCCGCAAGTCTAAGACGATCAATAATGGTTTTCGCTTGTGCTTCTTCGTCGATCTGTTCCCTTAAAAGGTCCTGGATGATCAAACCGGCCTGAGGGTCGACCTGATTAGCAAAATTATAAGCCTGGCGGTAAGTATTCGTAACAAACTGTTCGTGGCTTAATACTTTTTGAAACGTCTCAAGCGGAGTGCCAAAGCTACCTGGCTGTTCCGGAATGCTTTTTATTTGAACAGTGCCATCGCGATTCGTGACAAAGTCAACCAAGGTCATCATATGGGTTCTCTCTTCATCCGACTGCAATCTTAACCAATGTGCCATACCTGTATAATTCTGCTGGGCCATATAAGCAGACATAGCAAGATATAATGTTGAAGAGACATGCTCCAGCTGAATTAAATCATTAAACAAGCTTTGAAGTTCTTCATTCATTTTTTTTTCACTCCCAAATCACAATATTTCTACATTTCAGTTTATAAAAAATATAAAAATGTGAAACTTGTTTATACAAATTTTATGGGCGTGAGTGGTTATACAATTCTTTTATCTTCCCCAGCGAAGGGCGATGGCTCCCCAGCCAAGTCCTGCACCATATCCGACTAAAACGACTAAATCTCCGTCCTTTATTTTTCCTTCCTTCACTTCCTCGTGAAGGCCTATTGCTACTGTTGGCGCTGAGGAATTTCCGTAATATTGAATTGTTTTCGTATGTACTTTTTCCATCGGGAATCCAAGTGTCTCGATTCCTTTTTCAATTATACGCAGATTGGATTGATGGGGGACGATGAAATCGACATCTGACATCTCCAAACCCGATACCTCGAGCACTTTATGCACCGCTTTAGGAAACTTATCGACAGCGAATTCAAAAACAGCCCTTCCATCCATTTTGATATTTTTGTTTTCATCGAGATGAAGGTACTTGCCACCGCTTCCATCCATCTGCATATTGATCCCAAGAATTCCTTTGTCTTTTCCTGCCCGTCCCAAAACAACAGCCGCAGCTCCATCAGAGAACAGCAGCGCGGTCTTCTTGTCCATTGGATTCAAGAGGGAGGAACATTTATCAACCGCAATGACCAATACGTTTTGGTATAGGCCTGTTTGGACAAACTGTGCCCCAGTCGCTAAGGCTGTGATAAAACTGGAGCATCCTGAATGAAGGTCCAGACCCGCGCATTGTACAGCGCCGATCCTGTCTTGTACGAGCGCTGCGGTGATGTGGGTATCATGAGTGTTTGTCCCGATGATGACCATATCGATTTCTTCTGAACTGATTCGGGCATTTTCAATTGCCCGCTTACCCGCAATTACACACATATCCGCGAGTGAAGTATCAGGAGATTCATAGCGTCTCTCGATAATACCAGTCTTTCTATAAATCTCTTCTTCTGTAATGCCGAACTGTTCTGCAATTACTTTGTTCGTGATGACTGTTTCCGGGATGTTCACTCCAATACCTAGTACGCCTGCATTGTACATATCCATATCCCCCAACAAGTTAATATTTTCCATACCATTTTATCACAAAAATAGACAATTTTTGTAATTATCTTAATGGAGTATGGACTGAACTAATAGAAAACCTGGTAGTCCACATACTGAATGCTTGAGTATGTGAAAGGTTAAATGCCGAACTTTTTTAGGGTCATTTGATTAGAAAGCCTAGCACACTTACTCTTCCTAATTAACTAAATATTCACAAAACAGTACGGTGTAAGCCCCCAAACAAGTTTAAAATAAAGTAGTAGGAAATTTTGTGGATTAACAAAGTGGAGGGAATCAAGATGAAATTAGAAGGAAAAGTAGCGATTGTAACTGGTGCAGCATCGGGGATGGGAAAGGCTATTGCAGAACTATATGCTCGAGAAGGGGCGAAGGTTGTTGTTGCTGACTACAATCTGGCAGGTGCTGAGGATGTGGCGGCAGGGATTACGGAAAAAGGAGGCACTGCAAATGCGTTAAAAGTAAATGTTGCCGAACTGGCGGATGTGGAAAATATGATTGACACTGCATTGAGAGAGTATGGGACGCTGGATATTTTGGTGAATAACGCTGGGATCATGGATGGATTTGAACCAGTTGGTGATATTTCCGACGAAAGATGGGATCAGATTTTTGAGGTAAATACTAAGGGAGTCATGCGCGCAATGCGAAAAGCGATCCCTATTTTCCTTGAAAAAGAAAAAGGCATCATCATCAATGTAGCATCCACCGGCGGTTTCAGCGGCGCCCATGCCGGCGCAGCATACGGCGCATCCAAGCATGCCGTTATCGGATTGACAAAGAATACCGGCTTCATGTATGCGCAAAAAGGAATCAGATGCAATGCCATCGCACCTGGAGCGGTCGAAACCAATATTGGGTCAAGCATGAAAAACATCAATGAATTCGGAATGTCACGTGCAGGCTTGACTCACTCCTTAACACCACGTGCCGGACAGCCGGAAGAGATTGCGCAAGCAGCTCTGTTCCTTGCATCAGATGAATCCAGTTTTGTGAATGGAAGGGTTATAACAGTGGATGGCGGCTGGACAGCAGCATTTTAAATAGGTTATTCAAGATGACTCCTCGGTAATAGAGGGGTCATCTTTTTCAAAAGAATTCCCTATGCTTGTTGGTGCAAGGAAAGTTGAAGTGGGTTGGTGCAGGAAGATTTAAAGATTTTCAAAGCGCATTATGAGGAATTGCTTATAAATCTGCTTCTCCTCATCTAAAAGAACTTGGAAAGAACTTGTCTTGAATTCCTGCAATAAGGAGCCGGAGACCAGTTCTTTTTTTATTTGTGAATTTACGCAGTTCATAGAGGTGCTTAGCGGGACGAAGCACCTCCGTGTTTTACGCTGGGCTCTTTTAAAGAAATAAGATATCAGTCTATGAGGAACTATTATTCTTTTAGTGTTTTAGACCAAGCGGTTTGTAGTTGTCCGGCATATTATAATGAGAAAACTCCAAAGGGAGGGATACTATTGGACAATTTCCAAATCAACTCTTTACGAAACTACTTTTTACAGGAAAATATGCATGATATAGCTCGTCTCGTTGATACCGGGACAGATCTCAATACGGTTGGAGAGCTTCTGTTACAAAGGCTGCTGCAGGAAGACCAGATCTATCAGGACTTATTAAGACGGATGGGAGAAATGGATCAGGCAGCAAGAGCAGCTTATGAACAAATACTCCAAATCAAAGAAGAACAAATAATGTTTCATCCGGCGTACCAATTTCTCAATCGATTAATTACTTACGAAAATCAAGAAGTGATGGAAGACTGCGGTTGTAATGGCCCGAGTGGCCAGGCAGATTCAAGCCAAACAGCAAAGTTACGAGATGACGGTCATTCAAGTGAAGCAGGGCAGACGGCCAGAGTCGAGATGAATCAAGATATCAAAGCCAGTAATACTGCTGGCAATGCCACATCTCTTAGTTTTAGCAAGGCGGGAGGAACGGTCAGAACAAAAAATCAAAAGCGGAGATGATGAGGCTGTATTAGGCAGGGTTCATTCGCTCCGAATTTAATAAATGGAAAGGTGGATTAGCTTTGGGAAAAAACGAGAATCCAAACAGAGATTGCAATGACCTCCAGGGCAATTACAACTGTAACTGCACCGATCCCGTCACTCGTTCAGTGGGCATTGCGATAAACCAGCCTTGTGATGGGACAACTAGGATGTTATTTGAAGATATTACAGATACGGAAGGGTTTTATATTGTTGAGGTTTATAGATACGATCTTTGCCGTCAGCCTGTACGATGACAGTCATTCTAGAATTGGCTAATGGCACAACTGTTGAGCGGAATGTAACAAGACAGGTCGATTTATATGTGGATAATTTGAGAAGAGTCTCTATTCGGTGCCAGGGAAACCCTACTGGTAACTGCTCGGGATCTTTATATGTATATAAGACCTTCCGATTCTGCTGTACGGATGAATAAATCAAGGATTCAAGGAATAAAACAAATGAAAGGATATGAAAAAATGAGAGAAAAACATAATAATTGCAGCGATCTTAAGGGCACTTTTAATGTTAACTGCACGGATCCGCAATCTAGGTCTGTTGGTATATCCATTTTCCAGCCATGCAACGGTACGACACAAACATATTTTGACGATTTAACTTCAACCAGCGGGATTTTTCAGGTGAATATTAACAGCTATACTCCTGCTCCATGTTCGATGACGGCGATTATTCAGTTCAGGAATGGAAGTACTATTGAACGAGTAATACCGCCTGGCGGTTCTACTGGTGTGATTGCAGAAGATGTGCAAAGAGTATCGATCAGATGCCAGGGAAATCCTGAGGGGAACTGTACAGGATATATTAACGTAAACAAACTGTTCCGTTTCTGTTGTGATACAGATCAGACAGACGATGACCAATGCGATCACCATGACCACGATGATTGTGATGAGGAAGATCTTGATAATCTTAGGGATCTATTAAGAGCTCTTGAATATCTAAAAAAGCATAATAGGAAATAGACTATTGGAGAAGACCTGGAAGATTCCAGGTCTTCTGCCTGTTCACTTTTTAGGGGCATAAGTGAACCGCCCCATGCCCCGAAACCTGTATGCATTTTTAGGGAACATTTAGCAGAAACTATTTATAAAATCTTGAAGATTTCTGGAGGAGATCACTTGGACGCTTCACATCAAAAGGTTCATTTATCCTGTGCGGAGATATCGAACCTATGGGATACCTATATAAATGATAGTGTGGTCAAATGTATCTTGACTCATTTTCTTAAAACCGTTGAAGATTCTGAAGTCAAACCACTCCTTGAATTTACCATAGAGGTTGCGGACTCTCATCTAAGTGATATTAGCAGGATCTATGAGCAGGAGGGAATCGCCAGGCCAGAGGGATTTCCGGTCGAAAAGCATGTGAATCTATCTGCCCCGCGGCTGTTTTCTGATATTTTTTTCATGGAGTACATGCAGCATATGAGCAAGTTTGGTTTGTCGAGCCATTCTAATGCTATTGCCACTTCGGCCAGAGATGATATCCGGTCCCTTTTTGAAAAGTTTCACGGCCAGGCATTGGAACTTAACCGAGAAATTACTACGCTCATGAAGAAAAAGGGAGTATACATACGGCCTCCATATATGAATTATCCGAAAAAGGCAGAATTTGTGGATAAGCAAAACTTCCTGACAGGCTGGTTGGGTAAAAAACGCCCGCTTCTGGGGAATGAGGTCAATCATCTATATATGACTTCTCTTCATAATGAACTTGGGAAGTCCACCCTAATAGGTTTTGCCCAGGTCGCACAGGAACGTGAATTGAAATCTTATTTCCATTCAGGCATACAGCTCTCCGATAAAATCTTGCGGGAGACCCATCATGTTCTGATGGAGAGTGATGTCCCCAATTCGATGACATGGGATGCAATCGTCACTGAATCTACAAATCCGCCATATTCTGACCAGCTGATGCTCTTCGTGGTAGGCATCCTTTTCCAATTGGGGGTAGCTGCTTATGGATTAGCATTGTCTATGTGTATGAGAAGGGATGTAGGGGCACTTTACAGCAGTTTTATCCTGAGGGCTTTAACCTATTCAGAAGATGGAGCGCAAATGATTATTGAAAGAGGCTGGCTTGAACAGCCGCCAATGTTCGCGGATAGGGATAAGCTTATAAAAGGGGAATAGTAGAGTTGTATTAGAAGTGTATTGGTTAGTTCAGTATTCCTGTAATAGGGAGACTGTAATTTAAAGAGACAGAGTACCCTCTGTCTCTTTTAGTGAATTGATTTGTTTCGTTTAAGTACTGAACTGCAAAGATCTCGTTGAGTTTCTAAATGAGGTTGCTTGTATTTCCTGGAGATAACATGCAATGAAGGGATAGTCTATCACCCGGGGCCCACAAACGAAGAGCCTTTTCGCTGTATTGAGACAGCTATTGAAACAGCGAGTTACTACTTTTGGCCGAAAAGACAAAGTCATAAGCCGAATTGGATGATGAATAGAAAAAATTACTCCATAATGGAATGATAGAAGAATTACGCCAGACTGGAGGTACGGATGCAGACAGAATCGAGAACAGCCAAGCCTTTAATATATAGAATAGGAATGATCTTGATCATTGTATCTTTCATCATTTGGGTCCTTCCCCTGGGGATTCCCTTTTTGCCTCTTACTGGTAAGGTAAAAGCAATTAGCATTACAAGCAGCCTGGTCATGGCAGAGGTTTTATTCTGGATTGGTGCTTTAATGGTCGGCAAAGAAGCAGCTGGAAAAATTAGAAAGGCCATTAACCCGAAAAACTGGAAAAGAAGAAATACAGAAAGACAAGATGATAGTGAGTGAGAGGCTGACAGGCGAAGTAACATTAAAAATATAAAGTAATGTTGACGGTTCCAGCTTTTAAGAGCAGAACCGTCCTTTTGTCACAATATAAGGAGAAAGATCAGTGCTTCCTATACATCCCAACAATAATCGTTATCAGGATTATGGCGGACAGGATATAAGAAGTGGTGCTGACTGTCGGGTGAGTGGCAGCGTTTTTTACACCGATTCCAACAAAGGCCCAGACGAATACCAGCGGATAGATGCGATCCTCATTTTTTTGGTGAAAATAAATAGCCAGGAGTGCAGCAATTACTAGCATGATCAGCGTCCAGGCAACATCCGATATACCAAATCCATTCCAGCCGACGTACTTCAAGTAATAGCTGATATTGGCAATTGTGGCGACACTGATCCACCCGAGGTAAACAGAGAAGGGAAGGATATCCCCAAAAGAGTGTTCTATATTTTTGATAAGATGATAAAGCCTGATCAGAGTCAACAGCAAACCAATCATCACAAGCACTGTCAGAAGGAAAAACTCGTAATGCCATAAAAGTATCCAGGCAATATTAAGGACAGAACTCAGCACATAAAGCGGAGTGGACTTTCCGTACAGCGGCAAATCACGTCTTGAAGAGGGGAACTGCCTGAATGTCCAAATGAACAATAAAAAATAGATCACACCCCAGATGCCAAAAACATAACCAGCCGGAGTAAACAGCACATCCAGTCTATTCGATATCTCGCCTGTCGTCTGCCCGTTGATCGGCAATGTATTTGCAAGTGCATTGACCAGCACCACGAGCACCGTCGCAATCAGAACCAATAATAACCGCCCCATCCTCATCCCCGCTTTCGCTAAAGCATTTTTTTGATACTATTCCGCACCATACAAGTGTATAACTATATTTAGCCTCGGAGGATGCCAATAAACATTCTGATGTGTTTACCCACTTATTCATGCCAAACTATGTTTTTTAGTTTTTTTTGCGGGTGTAAATATCAGTGGAACCATCCTTTATTCAATTGGTAAGGTTAACGATTGGCTGTGTTATAATAGAATCGCTTGAATGAGCAGCTTTTGGGAGAATTTTATCGTTTGCTATATTACAATCTGATAACATTTCCCTTAAAATCTCCAATTCATTCGAGAACTATGGTAGTATGACGGACATGTTGGGTGAAAGGGGAGTTTGTTTATGATGAAGCGAATTTTTACAGGCATTCTTTTATTAAGCATAGCAGTCCTTGTGCTTGGCGCATGCAGCAAAGATAGCTCGAAAGGGAATGCTGAGAAACAAAATAAAGAAGATTTAGTTGCTACAGTTGACGGGAAAGGCATTTCTAAGAAGGAATACAAGAAAGAGCTCGACGCCATGAAAGCAACTTATGAACAGCAGGGCATGCCGGCTGACCAGATGGATAAAAAGATGAAGGATCAACTCGAAAAGTCCGTTCTGGACCAAATGATCAATGCGGAGCTTCTTCTCCAGACAGCTGAGAAAGACGGCGTTTCCGTAAAACAAAAAGAAGTTGATGCAGAGATGGAAAAGATCAAAGCTAACTTCGAAGATGAAAAACAATTTAAAGAAGCATTGAAAAAGAATAAAATGACCGAGAAGGATCTTAAGAGTCAGCTGAAAAAGCAAATGACGGTCAACACTTATCTGGAAAGCAAGATTGGCAAGGTAGAAGCAACCGACCAGGAAATCCAGGCCATGTATGACCAGTACAAGCAGCAGGCTGAAAGCCAAAAGCAAGAGGTCGAAGCACTTGATAAGATTAAACCACAGCTCGAGCAGCAAGTTGTCTCAGAAAAAGAAAATGAGAAAGTAACTGAGCTGGTGCAAAAAATCCGTAAAGATAATGAAGATAAAGTAAAGATCCATAAGGCGTAGAATCTCGTCACTTATATTTAATAACGAGGACAAGAGGATAGACAGAAGTCTATCCTCTTTACTTTTGATTTCAGATACCTTGTGAAAAGAGTGCTAAGATGCTGGAAAATTAAGTATAATAATGAGGGTATGACGAAGGACGATAAAAACAGAAGGGGTGGGAGATTGATAAATAGCTTAATAGGAATAACGTCTCTAATATTTATATTTATTGGTATGTTACACTTTTTTTGGGCATTTGGCGGAAGTTGGGGAGTAAGTATGGCCCTGCCGACTAAAGATGACCGCGAATCACCAGTTTTACAGCCAAGAATGTTAGGCACACTTTTTATCGGCTTACTATGCTTTTTTGCATCTATCCTTCTATTGGTTCAAATAGATTTTTTCACAGCCATCAAACCCTCCACACTGTCAAAATGGCTTTGTATATCTGGAGGAATTGTATTCTTGCTGCGTGCTATCGGGGAAGGAAAATATGTGGGTTTTTTCAAGAAAATCAAACATACTACATTTGCCAAAAGAGATACCGCCTTCTATTCACCTCTTTGTATATGGATAAGTTTCATTTTTTTACTTGCATCATTTATATAGGATTTTCAATAACTACATAAATCATGATCGAACTGCTGAGTGGATAAAATTGAGTTACAACGTATTACAAATGGCCAAATTTAACAATAAAAGCAATGGAAAAATGATGTGACCCCTAAAAGTTAGAGTTTTATATTAAGCAGCTAATTGGCTGGTATGAATACGGTATTGAACCGGGCTCATGCCGGCCAATTTTTGCTTTATGCGTTTGTTATTATAATAATTGACATATTCTTCAATTCTCTTTTTTAAATCCTCAAATGGGCATAGCGCTTCCCCATAATACATTTCCTGTTTCATTAATCCAAAAAAGTTCTCCATGGGGGAATTATCCAAACAGTTCCCTTTTCGCGACATACTTTGGAATACCTTATGTTCCTTGAGCGTTTTAACCCATTTATTATGTTGATAATGCCAACCTTGATCGGAATGTACAGTAGTTCTGAACTTTGAATCTTTGACAATTTCTAGTGCTTCCTCGAGAGGTCTGAGCGCTAATTCTAAGGTAGGGCGCATACTCATCCCATACGAAAGAATTTCACCATTGAACATGTCCATAATTGGATTAAGGTATAGTTTCACACCGTCTGAACACTTAAATTCTGTAATATCTGTTGTCAATTTTTGATGGCACACGTTTGTGTGAAAACGACGATTAATACGGTTTTTGGCAATAGTTCCAACAACTCCATTGTAAGAACTGTACTTTCTAGATTTCCTACTGAACTTTTCGCATTGGAGTCCAAGTTTATTCATGATGCGATAGACCTTCTTGTGGTTCACCTTTACCCCAGTATTCTTCAATTCTAATTTGATGCGTCGATAACCATAATTTCCGTTATTTTCTTCGAAAATGGATTGGATAGTTTCCTCCAGCTGCTGGTTTGGATTTGCCCTCTTCATCATTTTTATATGATAATGGTACGAGGATTCAGGCATGCCAACTACCAGTAACACATCTTTTAGTTTGAAGGTTTCTTTGAGTTCGAATGATAACGCTGCTTGTGCTTTTCGAGATAGCCTTCCGGATCCATCTGAAAAGCTCGCAACTTTTTTAAGTATTCTACCTCTAACCGAAGAAGTTCGTTTTCCCGTTCTAATTTTTCTTCATATGTCATTTCTTTCTCTTCGATATGTTTACTTTTTTTATTCTTAGCTTTTTCAGACATGGATGACCGTCCTTTCAGTCTATCTAGGGCTTCAGTACCACCCTCAAGAAAAGCTTTCTTCCATGAGGCTATCAAAGGAGGATTCTTTAACCCAAATTTGAGGGCCGTTTCCGTTTCTGAAGAACCTGTTCTCTTCATAAAGCTTAATACTTCTAGCTTGAATTGAACAGAATAAACTGTTTTATTTCTCTTTCTTCTTAATCCTTCCTCTCCGAATTTCTCATAGGATTTGACCCATCTCAGAATTGGTGTACTGTCCTTCATGCCATACTTTTTAGCTAAAAATT
Encoded here:
- a CDS encoding IS3 family transposase, whose amino-acid sequence is MLKKVASFSDGSGRLSRKAQAALSFELKETFKLKDVLLVVGMPESSYHYHIKMMKRANPNQQLEETIQSIFEENNGNYGYRRIKLELKNTGVKVNHKKVYRIMNKLGLQCEKFSRKSRKYSSYNGVVGTIAKNRINRRFHTNVCHQKLTTDITEFKCSDGVKLYLNPIMDMFNGEILSYGMSMRPTLELALRPLEEALEIVKDSKFRTTVHSDQGWHYQHNKWVKTLKEHKVFQSMSRKGNCLDNSPMENFFGLMKQEMYYGEALCPFEDLKKRIEEYVNYYNNKRIKQKLAGMSPVQYRIHTSQLAA
- a CDS encoding helix-turn-helix domain-containing protein, whose translation is MFFVVKYSEGFKLKLVKEYLSGKSGYKFLAKKYGMKDSTPILRWVKSYEKFGEEGLRRKRNKTVYSVQFKLEVLSFMKRTGSSETETALKFGLKNPPLIASWKKAFLEGGTEALDRLKGRSSMSEKAKNKKSKHIEEKEMTYEEKLERENELLRLEVEYLKKLRAFQMDPEGYLEKHKQRYHSNSKKPSN